gtctaaaggaagtaatcaataaattaaatagtcagtaatttaatttgattgattagtatctgaatcttaacatggggagttaaataaggttttatggaagaatttagaaattgaactaaggagtgcaattacgaatttttagtggaataattcgtaatttattatgatggaaattagtttcagaatttcgaaattaatatcataataggaagccttgttaattaaattctgtggtccctactgtgcctaaataatagaaaatagtggaaactgttacttagtgggaaagaaaacgtggaaaccgtcccttagtgggagaaggaaacctaacaggttttgaaaacggttttgacctaaaaaacgcagctatatatatggatataagggCTGGACGTTTTTTACATGATTCTGACTGCGGTttctactagaattttgcccacccaaaattctctctttttcggttattgtttgggtaacacagtagaagactgtggaaatctgctagtgtgttttcaactgaggaactggagaacgacctagatttgttgtgtttacgcttcaagaggtaatcctaaaatctccatacgtgctagttgtttagattacacgtgaataagattctgttattgcttccgctgtggtatatattccatcatatggtatcagagcttactcacgtctaattaaataattaggaTAAACCATAAGGATTAATATCATGTTCTATATGCAAGTTTTGAATTACATGCAAAGTTTGTTTTTCTGAAAACCTGCACTGTTTTTTTGGTGTGATTATCTGTTATGGGTTGTGTtgattattctgaaaacttgatgTATCCTTTTAATATTGGTGATGTTGAGTTAGAATAATCTGAAAACTGAATTTTATCATGTAAAACGGAAAAACACGTTTTGCTGAATTAGGGCAGAAAATCGGAGGTCAAAAAgttgacggactccgattgacctgaaacttgGCAGGTCCATGCGAAACGGCCCAGTGAGCAATACTCATGGATTTTATGCATGACTGAAGTCGTTTTTTGGGCGTTCGGGGTCGTTTAGATGGTGTTTTTGCTGTTTTTCtaaaattctgaaatttttttagttgtttttaatTCCAGAAATTTGGGGATCAATTCCCTTGGTCCCCGGGCTTAAAAAATCAGTGATATAATGTTTTTACACGTTGACGTAGGTCTTCTTCCATATCGgataaaaatattatgaataatcACTATGTTATACTAGTCATTGATTATTTgtatttactctccatctgagtatgcaTGTTGGTTCAACTCCATAGCACTGAGGGGAAACATAAATAGGCTGAAGGAAGCAGAGCTTATATGAAATGTTGTAATGTTGCCAAGACAAAGAGTGATTACTTGGCTGGCATATCAAGACAAACTAATGACTAAAGAAAGACTAATGAAGTCAAACATTCCTATAAATGGGGACATAAATTGCATACTGTGTGATTGTGGAGTAACTGAGACTCACCAACATCTATTTGTGGATTGTATCTGGACCCAGAATATAAGAGTGACACTGCTTAATTGGTCAGGAATAACCATCCCGTCCTATACTGTTAGCAGGAGTTGCAGTGGATCAAGAATAGGCACTGAAAGCAATTCAGGAAAGAAGTAACATTAACAATCATTGGGGCGATAATATACTACACTTGGCAAGCTCAAAATTGGAAGCATTTAAGGAAGATCAATGTAAATAATGCATTTATAGAGATACAAATTAAGAAGGAACTTAGGGAGAGGATTAGTATGTTAGTAGGATCTAGAAGAGCTAGAAATTTTCCAATTTTGATACAGAAGATATGTAGCTAGAGTATTTAAAACCGATAACAATTAGAGTTCCTTGTTATTGTTTGTTTTTTGAGAACTAGAGAGATTCTGATCCTACTGGATTGGAACAACTGGCTACTCTGAGTTTGTAAATTGTTTAGTTTGTTATGGTAATATTCATAgattattgcaaaaaaaaaaaattaagaatggAGAAATCTCATTAACATCCTACAACACTCTCCTATTGGAAGAGTATATTACTAATAGATTATACTCCCCCTTCTACCAATACTAATGTATATGACTCATTTTCATTTTAAAGCAACATACAGTATTTGACATTATTCTACTCGTAATATTTAATTCTTTTTGTCCTCGTTTAAAGGTCTAGAAACACCCATTAAAAAGATTATTTAACAGCATTAATCATAAAAGTTATTTGACTAAATTACCTTTTATCTCTTCAAAATGAGTAATAAGCATTGGAAATTTTTAGAAAATTGTATAAATCATTTATTGGAGTAGATTTGATAGAAAAAAACCCCACTTAATTCCTCGGTTTTCTAAAGCGACACTTATTTTGAAACAATATTTTTAGGGCTAAAATGACAtttgaagattattatttgattAACTTTCACTACAAAACTTTTGCCTATTAtcttaatataataatatatacccccctcccctccccccaccCATTGCTAATACTGTAGTTTAAAGTGGAATATAGCTTCTGTTGGCAAGTTACTATGGTAGGTGGCAACTAAAAAGGATGTACTATGGGTGAAATGGGTCAATGAAGTCTATATGAAGTCTAATCACAATATCTGGGATCACCAACCCCCACAGGATTGTAGCTGGTATTGGAAAAAACTAAATGCTCTGAATGAGATCATGGCAAAATGGTATACTAGAGGAGTTTACCAACTGACCACTAGTGGTTTGTATTCAGTGTCTAGCAACTCCATAGCACTGAGGGAAAACATAAATAGGCTAAGGGAAGCAAAGCTTAAATGAAATGTTGTAATGTTGCCAAGACAAAGAGTGACTACTTGGCTGGCATATCAAGACAAACTAATGACTAAAGAAAGACTGATGAAGTCAAACATTCCTATAAATGGGGACATAAATTGCATACTGTGTGATTGTGGAGTACCTGAGACTCACCAACATCTATTTGTGGAATGTATCTGGACCCAGAATATAAGAGTGACATTGCTTAATTGGTCAGGAATAACTATCCCGTCCTATACTGTTAGCAGGAGTTGCAGTGGATCAAGAATAAGCACTGAAAGCAATTCAGGAAAGAAGTAACATCAACAATCATTGGGGCGATAATATACTACACTTGGCAAGCTCAGAATTGGAAGCATTTAAGGAAGATCAATGTAAATAATGCATTTATAGAGATACAAATTAAGAAGGAACTTATGGAGAGGATTAGTATGTTAGTAGGACCTAGAAGAGTTAGAAATTTCCCAATTTTGATACAGAGGATATGTAGCTAGAGTATTTAAAACTGATAACAATTAGAGTTCCTTGTTATTGTTTGTTTTTTGAGAACTAGAGAGATTCTGATCCTAGTGGATTGGAACAACTGGCTGCTCTGAGTTTGTAAATCGTTTAGTTTGTTATGGTAATATTCATAGattattgcaaaaaaaaattaagaatggAGAAATCTCATTAACATCCTACCACACTCTTGTATTGGAAGAGTATATTACTAATAGATTATACTCCCCCTTCTACCAATACTAATATATATGACTCATTTTCATTTTAAAGCAACATACAGTGTTTGACATCATTCTACTAGTAATATTTAATTCCTCCTGTCCTCATTTAAAGGTTTAGAAACACCCATTAAAAAGATTATTTAACAACATTAATCATAAAAGTTAGTTGACTAAATTACCTTTTATCTCTCTTCAAAATGTGTAATAAGCGTTGGGAATTTTTAGAAAATTGTATAAATCATTTATTGGAGTAGATTTGATAGAAAAAAAACCCACTTAATTCCTCGGTTTTCTAAAGCGACACTTATTTTGAAACAATATTTTTAGGGCTAAAATGACATTTGAAGAGTATTATTTGATTAACTTTCACTATAAAACTTTTGCCTATTAtcttaatataataatatataccCCCTCTCCTCCCCCCACCCATTGCTAATACTGTAGTTTAAGGTGGGATAGAGGGACCTAAAATTTGTTTCTCAAACAAAAAGGTTCAAGCTATGGCAGAAGCTCCTATGCCTTATACTCCTTCATcaccttcttctccaaaacaatCAAACTTACCCACTTTCTTCATTGTCGGAATAGCAGCTGTCTTACTTGGCCTCTACAATCTCCTTATCGTTCGATGGTGCAACGAAAATAACCACACGAATGATCAGTCTACTGAACAAATATCTAGCCATGTTTCTCTAGATAACCTTAATGTGAACTTAATGTCCAGTTTCAGGTACAAGAAAGAAGGAGTTGAAGTTGGAGGAAATGATCATGAGAagaataatgatgatattgagtGTTCTGTGTGTTTATCAGATTTTAAAGAAGGGGAAGATGTAAAGCAACTTCCAAGATGCAACCACTCTTTTCATGCTTCTTGTATTGATGTGGCTTTATTCTCACTTGGATTGCCCTATGTGTCGTTCTCCGGTGGAGCTGCCGGTGCTTCACCGGAGTAGTTTCACACGACAAGAGGAGAATTTTAGAGAAGGAATTGTAGTTCAAGGCAATTCAGTTTAGTGTTTCTGATTAGTTTTTTGTTTATAGGAAAACTAAGTTTTTGCATGAAGAGTTCCGTTGATCCCAGATGGGGTGGGGTAATTGCAAGGCTTGAAATCCTACGGAAAATATTAAAAACTATTTCATGGAAAATTTACTACCTTCTATCAACATAGGATTGCAAGGCTTGAAATCCTACAAAAACTTAGCCAAATAAGAAGAAACATGACCtaacttcttttttttggttgttgTCTTTGTTGTGATTTGAATCTTCATGTTCTCTActttcatgcatttaattgaCAACCAGGCTACAAGCTTATGTGCTagaacacaaaaatttgggaatcaggcggaatagTTTTATattcctaaaacgccaaaaaacgagaaacggtcatggcgaaacggtgactattgttccttaggtgtTGTTGGATgagccgacaaaattttaggcgaacgtCTGGTCGCCCAGATGCATGTAGATGATGTGGACTATAACACATAAAACTTTAGAAATCGGACAAAATTTCAGTTTTATAGTcctaaatgccaaaaaacgaggaacgatcatggcgaagcggtgactattattccttaggtcatttatgATGGACCGGTAAAATTTTACGCTATTCGGGTCCGGTCAATTGGATGCATGCAGATAGCGTGAGCTATAACATATAAAAatttgggaattgggcgaaattccagttttattgccctaaaacgccaaaaactaAAGAACGGTCATGACGAAGTAGTGACTATTGttttttaggtcatttttgatgggtcgGCAAAATTAGGCGATTTAGATCTGGTCGCctggatgcatgcagatggcatgagctatagcacacgaaaatatggaaaatcgggcggaattctagttttatggccctaaaaagcGAAAAAATAAGGAATAGTTATGGCAAGGCGCTGACAattgttctttaggtcattttaTGGGCCGACCAAATTTTAGGTGATTCCGGTCCGTTTGCCCGAatgcatgcagatggcgtagGTTGTAGCATACGgaaatctgggaatcgggtagaaattctattttatggctctaaggaacaatagtcatcgcagTGGCTATTGCTTCTTAGGTCATTATTTATGAGCcaaacaaaattttaggcgattcaggtccGGTCACCCGTATGCATGCAGATagggtgggctataacacacaaaaatcggagaatcgggtgaaattccaattttatggccctaaattgCCAagaaagaggaacggtcatggcaaaatGGTggctattgctccttcactttttATGGGCCGTccaaattttaggcaattcgggtctaGTCACCTGTATGCATGCAGATGGCGCGAGCTattagcatacgaaaatatgagaatcgagaggcattctagttttatggccctaagatgcaaaaggaggaacggtcatggcgaatcGGTGGCTATTGTaccttaagtcatttttgataggccggcaaaattttaagcgattcgGGTCTGGGCACTGGACCCATGCAGATggtgtgggttatagcacacgaaaatctgggaaatcaggcagaatttcagttttatagccctaaatcACAAAaaagagtaacggtcatggcaaaGTGCTggctattgtttcttaggtcgttttttatggGCCGCTCAAATTTTAGGTAATTTGGATCCGGTCGTCCATATGCATGCATATGGCGCGAGCTATATCATACAAAAATCTGGAAATCAggtgaaattccagttttatggccttaaaatgccaaaataggaggaacagtcatggcgaagcggtgact
Above is a window of Nicotiana tabacum cultivar K326 chromosome 8, ASM71507v2, whole genome shotgun sequence DNA encoding:
- the LOC107831970 gene encoding RING-H2 finger protein ATL1-like, with the translated sequence MAEAPMPYTPSSPSSPKQSNLPTFFIVGIAAVLLGLYNLLIVRWCNENNHTNDQSTEQISSHVSLDNLNVNLMSSFRYKKEGVEVGGNDHEKNNDDIECSVCLSDFKEGEDVKQLPRCNHSFHASCIDVALFSLGLPYVSFSGGAAGASPE